The Bos indicus x Bos taurus breed Angus x Brahman F1 hybrid chromosome 15, Bos_hybrid_MaternalHap_v2.0, whole genome shotgun sequence genome includes a window with the following:
- the CHRM4 gene encoding muscarinic acetylcholine receptor M4, which yields MANFTPINGSSGNQSVRLVTSTHNRYETVEMVFIATVTGSLSLVTVVGNILVMLSIKVNRQLQTVNNYFLFSLACADLIIGAFSMNLYTVYIIKGYWPLGAVVCDLWLALDYVVSNASVMNLLIISFDRYFCVTKPLTYPARRTTKMAGLMIAAAWVLSFVLWAPAILFWQFVVGKRTVPDNQCFIQFLSNPAVTFGTAIAAFYLPVVIMTVLYVHISLASRSRVHKHRPEGPKEKKAKTLAFLKSPLMKQSVKKPPPPGDTTARGELRNGKLEEAPPPVLPPPPRPMADKDTSNESSSGSATQNTKERPPTELSTTEATTPATPAPPLQPRTLNPASKWSKIQIVTKQTGNECVTAIEIVPATPAGMRPAANVARKFASIARSQVRKKRQMAARERKVTRTIFAILLAFILTWTPYNVMVLVNTFCQSCIPETVWSIGYWLCYVNSTINPACYALCNATFKKTFRHLLLCQYRNIGTAR from the coding sequence ATGGCAAACTTCACCCCGATCAACGGCAGCTCGGGCAACCAGTCTGTGCGCCTGGTCACGTCAACCCATAACCGCTATGAGACAGTGGAGATGGTGTTCATCGCCACGGTGACAGGCTCCCTAAGCCTGGTGACGGTTGTGGGCAACATCCTGGTGATGCTGTCCATCAAGGTCAACAGGCAGCTGCAGACGGTCAACAACTACTTCCTCTTCAGCCTGGCCTGTGCTGACCTCATCATCGGCGCTTTCTCCATGAACCTCTACACCGTGTACATCATCAAGGGCTACTGGCCCCTGGGCGCCGTGGTCTGTGACCTGTGGCTGGCCCTGGATTACGTGGTGAGCAACGCCTCTGTCATGAACCTGCTCATCATCAGCTTTGACCGGTACTTCTGCGTCACCAAGCCCCTCACCTACCCTGCCCGGCGCACCACCAAGATGGCGGGGCTGATGATCGCCGCCGCCTGGGTCCTGTCCTTCGTGCTCTGGGCGCCTGCCATCTTGTTCTGGCAGTTCGTGGTGGGCAAGCGGACGGTGCCCGACAACCAGTGCTTCATCCAGTTTCTGTCCAACCCCGCGGTGACCTTCGGCACGGCCATCGCCGCCTTCTACCTGCCCGTGGTCATCATGACGGTGCTCTACGTCCACATCTCCCTGGCCAGTCGCAGCCGAGTTCACAAGCACCGGCCCGAAGGCCCGAAGGAGAAGAAGGCCAAGACCCTGGCCTTCCTCAAGAGCCCCCTGATGAAGCAGAGCGTCAAGAAACCGCCACCCCCGGGAGACACCACAGCTCGGGGCGAGCTGCGCAATGGGAAGCTAGAGGAGGCTCCTCCGCCTGTGCTGCCACCCCCGCCGCGCCCCATGGCCGACAAGGACACCTCCAATGAGTCCAGCTCGGGCAGCGCCACCCAAAACACCAAGGAACGCCCACCCACAGAGCTGTCAACCACAGAGGCCACCACGCCGGCCACACCCGCACCCCCCCTCCAGCCACGGACCCTCAACCCGGCCTCCAAATGGTCCAAGATCCAGATTGTAACGAAGCAGACAGGCAACGAGTGTGTGACGGCCATCGAGATCGTGCCTGCCACACCGGCTGGCATGCGCCCGGCAGCCAACGTGGCCCGGAAGTTTGCCAGCATCGCCCGCAGCCAGGTGCGGAAGAAGCGGCAGATGGCGGCCCGGGAGCGCAAGGTGACTCGGACCATCTTCGCCATCCTGCTGGCCTTCATCCTCACCTGGACGCCCTACAACGTCATGGTCCTGGTGAACACCTTCTGCCAGAGCTGCATCCCCGAGACCGTGTGGTCCATCGGCTACTGGCTCTGCTACGTCAACAGCACCATCAACCCGGCCTGCTACGCCCTCTGCAACGCCACCTTTAAAAAGACCTTCCGGCACCTGCTGCTCTGCCAGTATCGAAACATTGGCACTGCCAGGTAG
- the MDK gene encoding midkine isoform X2: MQRRSFLLLALLALLALTSAVAKKKDKMKKGGPGSECAEWTWGPCTPSSKDCGVGFREGTCGAQTQRIRCRVPCNWKKEFGADCKYKFETWGACDGGTGTKARQGTLKKARYNAQCQETIRVTKPCSPKTKAKAKAKKGKEKD, translated from the exons ATGCAGCGCCGAAGCTTCCTCCTCCTCGCCCTTCTCGCCTTGCTGGCGCTCACCTCCGCGGTGGCCAAAAAGAAAG ACAAAATGAAGAAGGGAGGCCCAGGGAGCGAGTGTGCCGAGTGGACCTGGGGGCCCTGCACCCCCAGCAGCAAGGACTGCGGCGTGGGATTCCGCGAGGGCACCTGCGGGGCCCAGACGCAGCGCATCCGGTGCCGGGTGCCCTGTAACTGGAAGAAGGAGTTTGGAG CCGACTGCAAGTACAAGTTTGAGACCTGGGGGGCGTGTGATGGGGGCACAGGCACCAAAGCCCGCCAAGGGACCCTGAAGAAGGCGCGATACAATGCCCAGTGCCAGGAGACCATCCGAGTGACCAAGCCCTGCAGCCCCAAGACCAAAGCCAAGGCCAAAG ctaagaaagggaaggaaaaggactAG
- the MDK gene encoding midkine isoform X1 has product MPEDPAHKRMQRRSFLLLALLALLALTSAVAKKKDKMKKGGPGSECAEWTWGPCTPSSKDCGVGFREGTCGAQTQRIRCRVPCNWKKEFGADCKYKFETWGACDGGTGTKARQGTLKKARYNAQCQETIRVTKPCSPKTKAKAKAKKGKEKD; this is encoded by the exons ATGCCCGAGGACCCGGCTCACAAGAG GATGCAGCGCCGAAGCTTCCTCCTCCTCGCCCTTCTCGCCTTGCTGGCGCTCACCTCCGCGGTGGCCAAAAAGAAAG ACAAAATGAAGAAGGGAGGCCCAGGGAGCGAGTGTGCCGAGTGGACCTGGGGGCCCTGCACCCCCAGCAGCAAGGACTGCGGCGTGGGATTCCGCGAGGGCACCTGCGGGGCCCAGACGCAGCGCATCCGGTGCCGGGTGCCCTGTAACTGGAAGAAGGAGTTTGGAG CCGACTGCAAGTACAAGTTTGAGACCTGGGGGGCGTGTGATGGGGGCACAGGCACCAAAGCCCGCCAAGGGACCCTGAAGAAGGCGCGATACAATGCCCAGTGCCAGGAGACCATCCGAGTGACCAAGCCCTGCAGCCCCAAGACCAAAGCCAAGGCCAAAG ctaagaaagggaaggaaaaggactAG